The following proteins come from a genomic window of Salvia hispanica cultivar TCC Black 2014 chromosome 4, UniMelb_Shisp_WGS_1.0, whole genome shotgun sequence:
- the LOC125185671 gene encoding amino acid permease 6-like isoform X1, whose product MNVERSNVEAPPGNDPSEFDEDGHPKRTGTVWSAGAHIITAVIGSGVLTLAWALAQMGWIAGPTALLAFSVITMFTSTLLADCYRAADGTRNYVYKDAVKSYLGGIKYKFCAVVQYSYLVGVTIGYSITTAISLVAMKKSLCFHKHGHNHDCTLSNNPFIVLFGLIQILISQVPNFHELAFLSFIAAIMSFSYASIGLGLSIAKITEKKHATTSITGKPITDSYSAEEKMWSCFAAIGNIAFAYAFAVVLIEIQDTIRSGAPESKVMKRASIVGILISTVFYMLCGALGYAAFGNAAPGNFLTGYGFYDPYWLILTANLFIAIHLFGAYQVFAQPVFGAAEGWCRRRWPGNTFVSKEHRWGRLRVNYFRVVWRSMYVVFTTLVAMLLPFFNDFVGLLGAISFWPLAVFFPIEMYMVRAKISRWSCRGFFLQLLSGFCLVASLLAGAGSIRGLLHSLRKFELLQSRS is encoded by the exons ATGAATGTAGAAAGGTCGAACGTGGAAGCCCCGCCGGGAAATGATCCATCCGAATTCGATGAAGATGGCCATCCAAAAAGAACTg GAACGGTATGGTCAGCAGGGGCCCACATAATAACAGCAGTGATCGGGTCGGGTGTATTGACGTTGGCATGGGCCCTCGCTCAAATGGGCTGGATTGCTGGGCCCACTGCTCTCCTCGCCTTCTCAGTTATCACTATGTTCACCTCCACCTTACTCGCCGACTGCTATCGCGCCGCTGACGGCACCAGAAATTACGTCTACAAAGACGCCGTCAAATCCTATCtag GAGGCATCAAATATAAGTTTTGCGCGGTGGTTCAATACAGCTATCTTGTCGGTGTGACGATTGGATATTCGATCACAACCGCTATCAGCTTGGT GGCGATGAAAAAATCACTGTGCTTTCACAAGCATGGGCACAACCATGATTGCACATTGTCCAACAATCCTTTCATTGTGCTATTCGGATTGATACAAATACTTATTTCCCAAGTCCCCAACTTCCACGAGCTCGCATTTCTCTCCTTCATCGCCGCCATCATGTCGTTCAGCTACGCCTCCATCGGCCTCGGCCTCTCCATCGCCAAAATCACGGAGAAAAAACACGCCACCACTAGCATCACTGGAAAACCGATCACCGATTCCTACTCCGCCGAGGAGAAGATGTGGAGCTGCTTCGCCGCCATCGGGAACATCGCATTCGCCTACGCCTTCGCCGTCGTCCTGATCGAGATCCAGGACACCATCCGATCAGGCGCGCCGGAGAGCAAGGTGATGAAGCGCGCCTCCATCGTCGGGATCCTAATCTCGACGGTGTTCTACATGCTGTGCGGCGCGCTAGGGTACGCCGCCTTCGGCAACGCCGCGCCGGGGAACTTCCTGACCGGGTACGGCTTCTACGACCCGTACTGGCTGATCTTAACGGCGAATCTGTTCATCGCCATCCACCTGTTCGGAGCGTACCAGGTTTTCGCCCAGCCGGTGTTCGGGGCGGCGGAGGGGTGGTGCAGGCGGCGGTGGCCGGGGAACACGTTCGTGAGCAAGGAGCACAGGTGGGGGAGACTGAGGGTGAATTATTTTCGGGTGGTGTGGCGGAGTATGTACGTGGTGTTCACGACGCTGGTGGCGATGCTGCTGCCGTTTTTCAATGATTTCGTGGGGCTGCTCGGGGCGATATCGTTCTGGCCGCTGGCGGTGTTCTTCCCCATCGAGATGTACATGGTGAGGGCAAAGATCTCGCGGTGGTCGTGCCGGGGGTTCTTCCTGCAGCTTCTTAGCGGATTCTGCCTTGTCGCTTCGCTGCTCGCTGGCGCCGGCTCTATTAGGGGGCTTCTTCACTCCCTCAGAAAATTCGAGCTTCTGCAGTCACGATCGTGA
- the LOC125185671 gene encoding amino acid permease 8-like isoform X2, giving the protein MCLNFNRFVLECEKGTVWSAGAHIITAVIGSGVLTLAWALAQMGWIAGPTALLAFSVITMFTSTLLADCYRAADGTRNYVYKDAVKSYLGGIKYKFCAVVQYSYLVGVTIGYSITTAISLVAMKKSLCFHKHGHNHDCTLSNNPFIVLFGLIQILISQVPNFHELAFLSFIAAIMSFSYASIGLGLSIAKITEKKHATTSITGKPITDSYSAEEKMWSCFAAIGNIAFAYAFAVVLIEIQDTIRSGAPESKVMKRASIVGILISTVFYMLCGALGYAAFGNAAPGNFLTGYGFYDPYWLILTANLFIAIHLFGAYQVFAQPVFGAAEGWCRRRWPGNTFVSKEHRWGRLRVNYFRVVWRSMYVVFTTLVAMLLPFFNDFVGLLGAISFWPLAVFFPIEMYMVRAKISRWSCRGFFLQLLSGFCLVASLLAGAGSIRGLLHSLRKFELLQSRS; this is encoded by the exons atGTGTTTAAACTTTAATCGGTTTGTATTGGAGTGCGAAAAAGGAACGGTATGGTCAGCAGGGGCCCACATAATAACAGCAGTGATCGGGTCGGGTGTATTGACGTTGGCATGGGCCCTCGCTCAAATGGGCTGGATTGCTGGGCCCACTGCTCTCCTCGCCTTCTCAGTTATCACTATGTTCACCTCCACCTTACTCGCCGACTGCTATCGCGCCGCTGACGGCACCAGAAATTACGTCTACAAAGACGCCGTCAAATCCTATCtag GAGGCATCAAATATAAGTTTTGCGCGGTGGTTCAATACAGCTATCTTGTCGGTGTGACGATTGGATATTCGATCACAACCGCTATCAGCTTGGT GGCGATGAAAAAATCACTGTGCTTTCACAAGCATGGGCACAACCATGATTGCACATTGTCCAACAATCCTTTCATTGTGCTATTCGGATTGATACAAATACTTATTTCCCAAGTCCCCAACTTCCACGAGCTCGCATTTCTCTCCTTCATCGCCGCCATCATGTCGTTCAGCTACGCCTCCATCGGCCTCGGCCTCTCCATCGCCAAAATCACGGAGAAAAAACACGCCACCACTAGCATCACTGGAAAACCGATCACCGATTCCTACTCCGCCGAGGAGAAGATGTGGAGCTGCTTCGCCGCCATCGGGAACATCGCATTCGCCTACGCCTTCGCCGTCGTCCTGATCGAGATCCAGGACACCATCCGATCAGGCGCGCCGGAGAGCAAGGTGATGAAGCGCGCCTCCATCGTCGGGATCCTAATCTCGACGGTGTTCTACATGCTGTGCGGCGCGCTAGGGTACGCCGCCTTCGGCAACGCCGCGCCGGGGAACTTCCTGACCGGGTACGGCTTCTACGACCCGTACTGGCTGATCTTAACGGCGAATCTGTTCATCGCCATCCACCTGTTCGGAGCGTACCAGGTTTTCGCCCAGCCGGTGTTCGGGGCGGCGGAGGGGTGGTGCAGGCGGCGGTGGCCGGGGAACACGTTCGTGAGCAAGGAGCACAGGTGGGGGAGACTGAGGGTGAATTATTTTCGGGTGGTGTGGCGGAGTATGTACGTGGTGTTCACGACGCTGGTGGCGATGCTGCTGCCGTTTTTCAATGATTTCGTGGGGCTGCTCGGGGCGATATCGTTCTGGCCGCTGGCGGTGTTCTTCCCCATCGAGATGTACATGGTGAGGGCAAAGATCTCGCGGTGGTCGTGCCGGGGGTTCTTCCTGCAGCTTCTTAGCGGATTCTGCCTTGTCGCTTCGCTGCTCGCTGGCGCCGGCTCTATTAGGGGGCTTCTTCACTCCCTCAGAAAATTCGAGCTTCTGCAGTCACGATCGTGA